Proteins encoded in a region of the Clostridium beijerinckii genome:
- a CDS encoding CvfB family protein: MISVGQYSKLKVSKKVDFGYYLEDNFGDEVLLPNSAAKGHEIKEGDQLEVFIYRDSKDRMISTLKKPLLTVGEIGYLEVVSQNNIGAFVNFGLERDLFVPLKEQNYKLKEGKKYLFYMYVDKTDRLAATTRIHSYLDMAEEGKYKVSDEVNAIVYEINENATLNVAIDGEYRGLILANEHFEYIYPGQEIKGRVKRIYEDGTIGVTTRKKRLEARSELSETILNYLKANGGFMPYNDKSSPDDIKREFNTSKNYFKMTLGGLMREKLITQDKEGTRLL; this comes from the coding sequence ATGATATCAGTAGGGCAATACAGTAAATTAAAAGTAAGTAAAAAGGTAGATTTTGGATATTATCTTGAAGATAATTTTGGTGATGAGGTCTTACTTCCAAACAGTGCGGCAAAGGGACATGAAATAAAAGAAGGCGACCAATTAGAAGTATTCATTTATAGAGATTCAAAGGATAGGATGATTTCAACTCTAAAAAAACCATTATTAACAGTTGGAGAAATTGGTTATTTAGAAGTTGTAAGTCAAAATAATATTGGAGCGTTCGTAAACTTTGGGCTTGAAAGAGACTTATTCGTTCCATTAAAAGAACAAAATTATAAGCTTAAAGAAGGAAAAAAATATTTATTTTATATGTATGTAGATAAAACCGACAGGTTAGCGGCAACTACTAGAATACACTCTTATTTAGATATGGCAGAAGAGGGGAAATATAAAGTTTCTGATGAAGTAAATGCTATAGTTTATGAAATAAATGAAAATGCGACTTTAAATGTTGCAATAGATGGTGAATATAGAGGTTTAATATTAGCTAATGAGCATTTTGAGTACATATATCCTGGACAAGAAATAAAAGGAAGAGTTAAGAGGATTTATGAAGATGGAACTATTGGAGTTACAACGAGAAAGAAAAGGTTAGAAGCAAGAAGTGAATTAAGTGAAACAATACTTAATTATTTAAAAGCAAATGGTGGATTTATGCCTTATAATGATAAATCGTCACCTGATGATATAAAGAGAGAATTTAATACAAGTAAAAATTATTTTAAAATGACATTAGGCGGGCTAATGAGAGAGAAACTAATTACACAGGATAAAGAGGGAACTAGACTTTTATAA
- a CDS encoding spore germination protein, translated as MNVANNYQANIDLIHSNLVVDKSFDIVERNFIVGGRSSVLYFLNGFIKDAIMEEILKSFFKITPETMNSYKTIDDFINNKVSHVSVKTETDLDKILIALLSGQTIMYVDGYDSFILLDLRTYPGSDSSKPEKEKTLRGGRDGFIEKLVFNAGFIRRRIRDPRLVFDIHQVGNVSKTDVCIAYIDGVADKKVLDLIIDSISKVDIKALTLSDQSLVDVMCTKNWLNPFPKVRFTERPDVAAAHIVEGKIIIIVDNSPNVIILPTGIFDFLQDINDYYFPLFTGNYLRIVRNFVMLATIFLTPVYLMIVNGNIFIPSYFDFLKPQEEFALPLLGQFMLLEFAVDILKLAGLNTPSPLGSAMSLIGGLILGDYAVKTGWFIPQSILYMSIVTIGDFTQPSIEMNFALKFARMILLILCGFFGFWGFIGGIIFILIVMASTKTIAGDKYFYPLIPFNWKALKNLLFRTRISNDVQ; from the coding sequence TTGAATGTTGCAAACAATTACCAAGCAAATATTGACTTAATTCATTCAAATTTAGTTGTAGATAAAAGTTTCGATATCGTTGAACGAAACTTCATTGTTGGGGGAAGAAGCTCTGTTTTATATTTTTTGAATGGTTTTATTAAAGATGCTATCATGGAGGAAATATTAAAATCTTTCTTTAAGATAACACCTGAAACAATGAATTCATACAAAACAATTGATGACTTTATCAACAATAAAGTTTCACACGTATCCGTTAAAACCGAAACTGATTTAGACAAAATTTTAATCGCGTTATTATCTGGCCAAACAATAATGTATGTTGATGGCTATGATTCATTTATACTCTTAGATTTGCGTACTTATCCAGGTTCAGATTCATCAAAACCTGAAAAGGAAAAAACTTTAAGAGGTGGAAGAGATGGCTTCATTGAAAAGTTAGTATTTAATGCTGGTTTCATTAGAAGAAGAATACGAGATCCAAGATTAGTTTTTGATATACATCAAGTTGGTAATGTCTCAAAAACAGATGTATGTATCGCGTATATAGATGGAGTAGCAGATAAAAAAGTTCTTGATTTAATAATTGATAGCATATCAAAAGTAGATATAAAAGCTTTAACGCTTTCTGACCAAAGTTTAGTTGATGTAATGTGCACAAAAAATTGGCTTAATCCATTTCCAAAGGTAAGATTTACCGAAAGGCCTGATGTAGCTGCTGCACATATAGTTGAAGGAAAAATAATTATTATTGTGGATAATTCTCCAAACGTAATAATTCTCCCAACAGGAATTTTCGATTTTTTACAAGATATAAATGATTATTATTTCCCTTTATTCACTGGAAACTACCTAAGAATTGTTAGAAATTTCGTAATGTTAGCGACAATATTCTTAACTCCAGTTTACTTAATGATTGTAAATGGGAATATTTTTATACCGAGTTATTTTGACTTTTTAAAACCGCAAGAGGAATTTGCTTTGCCTCTGCTCGGTCAATTCATGCTTTTAGAATTTGCTGTTGATATATTAAAGCTGGCTGGTTTAAATACTCCAAGCCCACTTGGAAGTGCAATGTCTTTGATTGGTGGTTTAATCCTTGGTGATTACGCTGTAAAAACAGGCTGGTTTATTCCTCAGTCTATATTATATATGTCCATCGTTACCATAGGAGACTTTACTCAACCTAGCATAGAAATGAATTTTGCTTTAAAATTTGCAAGGATGATTTTACTTATACTTTGTGGATTCTTTGGTTTCTGGGGCTTTATAGGTGGTATTATATTCATTCTAATAGTTATGGCAAGTACAAAAACAATAGCTGGTGATAAATATTTCTATCCTTTAATTCCATTTAACTGGAAAGCTCTTAAAAATTTATTATTCAGAACACGAATATCAAACGATGTGCAATAA
- the asnB gene encoding asparagine synthase (glutamine-hydrolyzing), which translates to MCGIAGLVNFKKNIVQDKDILNNMIKTLEKRGPDAKGYYISPNVLLGHRRLIVVDPEGGLQPMTKIFEGKKYTLVYNGELYNTEDLRKELKAKGFTFDSYSDTEVLLTSYICWGKDCVNKLIGIFAFGVFDEDKREVFLARDQMGVKPLFYTVHDNTLVFGSEIKTLLADPRVKREIDMEGLTEIFGLGPATIPGSGVFKNIKEIAPANCLLVSGDGNIKKWEYWTVEAKEFHETAEEAIVHARELLIDAVKRQLVGDVPVCTFLSGGLDSSIISAIAAEEFRKQGKKLTTYAINYEDNEKYFKASLFQPTSDEYWSEEMAKFINSNHRKVVLNHSDLAAALRDAVISRDLPGMADIDSSMLLFCKEIRKDFVVGLTGECADEIFGGYPWFTRDEMFYLDTFPWSRFVNDRKAIVNKKLKNMPLEELVRTQYEKSLSKVPHLDGESKRDYRMREVSYLNLKWFMVQLLTRKDRTSMYNGLEARVPFADIRLVDYAFNLPADVKLYKGREKGLLRAAFEGILPNDIIYRKKSPYPKTHNPVYTDIVCKMITEILDKKSSPIHEIIDENVVREIILTKGESYKAPWYGQLMTGPQLLAFLIQVNIWLEEYNVNLLI; encoded by the coding sequence ATGTGCGGAATTGCTGGATTAGTAAATTTTAAAAAGAATATAGTACAAGATAAAGATATATTAAATAATATGATAAAGACTTTGGAGAAGAGGGGACCTGATGCAAAAGGATATTATATATCTCCAAATGTTTTATTAGGCCATAGAAGGCTTATAGTTGTAGATCCAGAAGGTGGATTGCAACCTATGACTAAAATATTTGAGGGTAAAAAATACACATTAGTTTATAATGGTGAGCTATATAATACTGAGGATTTAAGAAAAGAATTAAAGGCTAAAGGATTTACTTTTGATTCTTATTCAGATACTGAAGTATTGCTTACATCGTATATTTGTTGGGGGAAGGACTGCGTAAATAAGCTTATAGGTATATTTGCATTTGGAGTTTTTGATGAAGATAAAAGAGAAGTTTTTTTAGCTAGAGATCAAATGGGGGTTAAGCCATTATTCTATACTGTTCATGATAATACCCTTGTTTTTGGTTCTGAGATAAAAACTCTTTTAGCAGATCCAAGAGTTAAAAGAGAAATTGATATGGAAGGGTTAACTGAAATATTTGGACTTGGACCTGCGACAATACCAGGAAGCGGAGTATTTAAGAATATAAAAGAAATCGCACCAGCCAACTGTTTATTAGTTTCAGGTGATGGAAACATTAAAAAGTGGGAATATTGGACAGTTGAAGCAAAAGAATTTCATGAAACAGCAGAAGAAGCAATAGTTCATGCGAGAGAATTATTAATAGATGCAGTAAAGAGACAATTAGTTGGAGATGTACCTGTTTGTACATTCCTATCAGGAGGGCTAGATTCTTCAATTATATCAGCAATAGCTGCTGAGGAATTTAGAAAACAGGGAAAGAAGCTTACTACTTATGCGATTAATTATGAAGACAATGAAAAGTATTTTAAAGCGTCATTATTTCAACCGACATCAGATGAATACTGGTCAGAAGAAATGGCAAAATTTATAAATAGTAATCATAGAAAAGTAGTTTTGAATCATTCAGATTTAGCAGCTGCATTAAGAGATGCTGTAATATCAAGAGACTTACCAGGTATGGCAGATATCGATTCATCAATGCTTCTATTTTGTAAAGAAATTCGCAAGGACTTTGTAGTTGGACTTACAGGGGAGTGTGCTGATGAAATCTTTGGAGGATATCCTTGGTTTACAAGGGATGAAATGTTCTATTTAGATACATTCCCATGGTCAAGATTTGTTAATGATAGAAAGGCTATAGTTAATAAGAAATTAAAAAATATGCCGCTAGAAGAATTAGTTAGAACACAATATGAAAAATCTCTAAGTAAAGTACCTCATCTTGATGGGGAGAGTAAGAGAGATTATAGGATGAGGGAAGTGTCATATTTAAATCTAAAATGGTTCATGGTTCAGCTTCTTACAAGAAAAGATAGGACTAGTATGTATAATGGCCTAGAAGCAAGGGTTCCATTTGCAGATATTAGATTGGTTGATTATGCTTTCAACTTACCAGCTGATGTAAAATTATATAAAGGCAGAGAAAAAGGATTGCTAAGAGCAGCCTTTGAAGGAATATTGCCAAATGATATTATATATAGAAAGAAGAGTCCATATCCTAAGACACATAATCCAGTTTATACAGACATTGTATGTAAGATGATAACTGAGATTTTGGATAAAAAATCTTCGCCAATTCATGAGATTATTGATGAAAATGTAGTTAGAGAGATAATATTAACAAAAGGGGAATCATATAAAGCTCCATGGTATGGGCAGCTAATGACTGGACCACAATTGCTTGCTTTCTTAATTCAAGTAAATATTTGGCTCGAAGAATACAATGTTAATCTACTAATTTAA
- a CDS encoding calcium-translocating P-type ATPase, PMCA-type, whose protein sequence is MWFDAPSQEVLQKLNVNPDVGLSESEAKERLEKYGENKLASQSKKSLWQLFLSQINDVMIYILLVAAIISAFMHEYSDTIVILLVILINALIGVFQESKAEKSLEALKKLSTPKAIVKRDGIIKEIPSEEVVVGDIIILDAGRYLPADLRLIESANLKIDESAFTGESVPAEKDSSVILTNSNIPIGDMINMAFMSTLVTYGRGTGVVVNTGMNTQIGKIADMLNKEEDNTTPLQRRLASLGKTLGFGAVGICILIFVISMFQGRDWFEMLLTAISLAVAAIPEGLPAIVAIVLAMGVQRMIKQNSIVKKLPAVETLGSVNIICSDKTGTLTLNVMTIKKCCINNKLVSIDNCDLGDNDTKLLFEGMILCNDATSKDGSKTGDPTEIALLDAGIKYDLYKEDLSIDHSRVDEIPFDSDRKLMTTVNKYDSHFKVFTKGAIDNLLKLSNKILLNGEIIDFTQEKKDEILKISNLMSDEALRVLGLSYKDIKDESVSIDSLEKDLVFVGLMGMIDPPREEVKPSIALCKQAGITPIMITGDHKNTAFAIASELGIANNINECMTGAEIDSYSDEEFNKIVNNYKVFARVSPENKVKIVKAFKFHGNIVSMTGDGVNDAPSLKAADIGVAMGITGTDVAKGAADMILTDDNFTTIVKAVEEGRNIYANIRKAIIFLLSCNLGEIVSLFVAILLNFDTPLLPIHILWVNLITDSFPALSLGIDPKDSSVMEHPPRNPKESLFAEHMGLFLALNGVLIGGVTLVAFLLGEHLYMSSLVHAQTLAFVVLSFSQLFFSLSMRSREKSLLKVGVFTNKYLLLSILLGMCIQFLIIIIPFFADVFNVFILSARDWLLVICISLIPFLLNEIFKLIKYHR, encoded by the coding sequence ATGTGGTTTGATGCACCTTCACAAGAAGTTCTGCAAAAATTAAATGTTAATCCTGATGTTGGGCTTTCCGAATCAGAGGCAAAAGAGCGCCTTGAAAAATATGGAGAAAACAAATTAGCTTCTCAAAGTAAAAAGAGCCTTTGGCAGCTATTCTTATCCCAAATAAACGATGTTATGATTTATATACTTTTAGTTGCAGCAATTATTTCTGCATTTATGCACGAATATAGTGATACAATCGTCATACTGCTTGTAATTTTAATAAATGCTTTAATAGGAGTTTTTCAAGAATCTAAGGCAGAAAAATCTCTCGAAGCATTAAAAAAACTATCTACTCCAAAAGCCATAGTTAAAAGAGATGGTATTATAAAAGAAATACCTTCTGAAGAGGTTGTTGTAGGCGACATTATTATACTAGATGCTGGAAGGTATCTCCCTGCTGATTTACGATTAATTGAAAGTGCTAATCTAAAAATAGATGAATCAGCATTTACTGGTGAATCTGTCCCTGCTGAAAAAGATAGCAGTGTCATCCTTACAAATAGCAACATTCCTATAGGTGATATGATAAATATGGCATTTATGTCTACTCTAGTGACTTACGGCCGCGGGACTGGTGTTGTTGTAAATACTGGAATGAATACACAAATAGGAAAAATAGCTGATATGCTAAATAAAGAGGAAGACAATACTACTCCATTGCAGCGAAGACTTGCATCTCTTGGAAAAACTTTAGGCTTTGGAGCTGTAGGTATTTGTATATTGATCTTTGTCATATCAATGTTTCAAGGACGAGATTGGTTCGAAATGCTTTTAACAGCTATAAGCTTAGCTGTTGCTGCAATTCCTGAGGGCCTTCCAGCAATTGTTGCAATAGTACTAGCAATGGGTGTACAGCGAATGATAAAACAAAATTCTATAGTAAAAAAACTTCCAGCCGTTGAAACTTTAGGATCTGTCAATATAATATGCTCTGACAAAACTGGAACTTTAACTTTAAATGTAATGACAATAAAAAAATGCTGTATTAATAATAAACTTGTATCTATTGATAATTGCGATCTGGGTGATAATGATACCAAATTGTTGTTTGAAGGAATGATTTTGTGCAACGATGCTACTTCAAAAGATGGTAGTAAAACAGGGGATCCTACTGAAATAGCTTTACTAGATGCGGGAATTAAATATGACTTATATAAAGAAGATTTAAGCATAGATCACTCAAGAGTTGATGAAATTCCTTTTGACTCCGATAGAAAACTCATGACTACTGTAAATAAATACGATTCACATTTTAAAGTTTTCACCAAAGGAGCTATTGATAATTTACTCAAACTTTCAAATAAAATCTTATTAAATGGAGAAATAATTGATTTTACACAAGAAAAAAAGGATGAAATACTAAAGATATCTAATCTAATGTCTGACGAAGCTTTACGGGTCCTCGGTTTAAGCTATAAGGATATAAAGGATGAAAGTGTCAGCATAGATTCCCTTGAAAAAGATTTAGTTTTTGTAGGATTAATGGGAATGATAGATCCTCCTAGAGAGGAAGTTAAGCCATCAATTGCTTTATGCAAACAAGCTGGAATAACTCCTATTATGATAACTGGAGATCATAAAAACACTGCTTTTGCGATTGCCAGCGAACTTGGAATTGCAAATAATATAAATGAGTGCATGACTGGTGCCGAAATTGATAGCTATAGCGATGAAGAATTTAATAAAATAGTTAACAATTATAAAGTATTTGCTAGAGTTTCTCCAGAAAATAAGGTTAAGATTGTAAAAGCATTTAAGTTCCATGGGAACATTGTATCTATGACCGGCGATGGCGTTAACGATGCCCCATCTTTAAAGGCTGCTGATATAGGTGTTGCTATGGGTATCACGGGGACTGATGTCGCTAAAGGTGCTGCTGATATGATCCTAACTGACGACAACTTTACTACAATAGTAAAAGCTGTAGAGGAAGGAAGAAATATTTATGCAAATATAAGAAAAGCTATAATATTCTTATTATCCTGTAACTTGGGTGAAATAGTTTCTTTATTTGTGGCAATACTATTAAATTTTGATACACCATTATTACCAATTCATATTTTATGGGTGAATTTAATAACAGACAGTTTTCCTGCCCTTTCTCTTGGTATAGATCCAAAGGATTCAAGCGTAATGGAGCATCCTCCTAGAAATCCAAAAGAATCACTTTTTGCAGAACACATGGGTTTATTTCTAGCTTTAAATGGTGTGCTAATTGGCGGTGTAACATTAGTTGCCTTTCTCCTTGGTGAACATCTATATATGAGTTCTCTAGTTCATGCTCAAACTTTAGCTTTTGTGGTTTTAAGTTTCTCCCAATTATTTTTTTCACTTTCAATGCGAAGCAGGGAAAAATCTCTTTTAAAGGTTGGAGTATTCACAAACAAGTATCTCCTATTATCAATTTTACTTGGTATGTGTATCCAATTTTTAATAATTATAATTCCATTCTTCGCTGATGTATTTAATGTATTTATTTTAAGTGCCAGAGACTGGCTTCTAGTAATATGTATCTCTTTAATACCATTCTTGCTTAATGAAATATTTAAGTTAATTAAATATCATAGATAG
- a CDS encoding YaaR family protein gives MEIGRVRRGTVTSERKIISEKKDFSQSFSQERHKKSEEQLKKMIDDIKKRGNRLVTTKTYVDVVMYKKMIKEYLESILKFMYETKKDISFWQTQYFVTVDTVDGKLEELTKALLSDEKDNINIASTIDEIQGMIVDIYR, from the coding sequence ATGGAGATTGGTAGAGTGCGAAGAGGGACTGTAACTTCCGAGAGAAAAATTATTTCTGAAAAAAAAGATTTTTCTCAAAGTTTTAGTCAGGAAAGGCATAAAAAGTCAGAAGAACAGCTCAAAAAAATGATAGATGATATAAAAAAAAGAGGTAACAGGCTTGTAACTACTAAGACTTATGTTGATGTAGTTATGTACAAGAAGATGATAAAAGAATATTTAGAATCAATACTAAAGTTCATGTATGAGACTAAAAAAGATATTAGCTTTTGGCAGACTCAGTATTTCGTAACGGTTGATACTGTTGATGGGAAACTTGAAGAATTAACAAAAGCACTCCTTTCTGATGAAAAAGATAATATAAATATAGCGTCAACAATTGATGAAATTCAAGGGATGATTGTTGATATATATAGATAA
- a CDS encoding ABC transporter substrate-binding protein produces the protein MKKKVSLFLIMILCAFTFAGCGSSSNQSKSEDNKKSTKDISFVTPDGLTAIAVAKLIKEKPEIKSGYDVNYTIEQNSDSLVTSVMKSEPDIAIVPSNVAATVFNKNKEYKIAGTVGFGSFYIGTTNQNQSVEDLKGKEVYNIGKGLTPDIIARTILKEKGIDVDKEINFSYVNTVNELAPIILSGKSEYAVIPEPALSTVQSKNDKFNVMLNLNEEWKKLNDSQYGYPQSTIIVKKELLENDKEFVSELLKQVKDSEEWIYNNKETVGDYCEEIGVSAKKPIVVKAIDRSNIKYVGIKDCYKEYETYFKKLNEFDPKTIGGSIPNDEIFMEK, from the coding sequence ATGAAGAAAAAGGTATCATTATTTTTAATCATGATATTATGTGCTTTTACATTTGCAGGTTGTGGCAGTAGCTCAAATCAAAGCAAATCTGAAGATAATAAGAAATCAACAAAAGATATTAGCTTTGTAACACCAGATGGGCTTACAGCTATAGCAGTAGCTAAACTTATAAAAGAAAAACCAGAAATTAAATCTGGATATGATGTTAATTATACCATAGAGCAAAACTCTGACAGCTTAGTTACAAGCGTTATGAAGAGTGAGCCGGATATTGCAATTGTTCCTTCAAACGTGGCGGCAACTGTGTTTAATAAGAACAAGGAATATAAAATAGCAGGAACAGTTGGATTTGGATCGTTTTATATAGGCACAACTAATCAAAATCAAAGTGTTGAAGATTTAAAAGGAAAAGAAGTTTACAATATTGGGAAGGGATTAACGCCTGATATAATTGCAAGAACAATACTTAAAGAAAAAGGTATTGATGTAGATAAAGAAATTAACTTTAGCTATGTGAATACAGTAAATGAGCTTGCACCAATAATTTTATCTGGAAAGTCAGAATATGCAGTAATTCCAGAACCGGCTTTATCAACAGTTCAGAGTAAAAATGATAAGTTTAATGTAATGCTAAATTTAAATGAAGAATGGAAAAAATTAAACGACTCTCAATATGGATATCCTCAATCAACAATTATAGTTAAGAAGGAATTGTTAGAAAATGATAAGGAATTTGTTTCAGAACTTTTGAAGCAAGTTAAAGATTCAGAAGAGTGGATATATAATAATAAAGAAACTGTTGGAGATTATTGCGAAGAAATAGGAGTTTCGGCAAAGAAGCCAATAGTAGTAAAAGCTATTGATAGGTCAAATATAAAATACGTAGGAATAAAGGATTGTTATAAAGAATATGAAACTTATTTTAAAAAATTAAATGAATTTGATCCAAAAACAATAGGAGGAAGTATACCAAATGATGAAATATTCATGGAAAAGTAG
- a CDS encoding ABC transporter permease, with product MMKYSWKSRFYTLLSCIFFIGIWQLIALIINNDIYVPRLEQVLEAIKNIFSDKDSLKIIFSSFYRTMTSYVLALIFSMILGVLAIVYPFFKYLMEPVNSFSKTIPTMVLVVLSLVWFDKDSTPFVAGFAIIFPILYEGIRNNLLQIDKKIIDMTKIYEVSLKNKIKKIYIPTMKFYFMSIFVSTFSLTFKVVIAGEVYGQPKFGIGSQIQVEKVNFNTPGIFAWIVIIVIVSLVLEFLNKLLRKRTYRWSK from the coding sequence ATGATGAAATATTCATGGAAAAGTAGATTCTATACTTTACTATCATGTATATTTTTCATAGGAATATGGCAGCTAATTGCATTAATAATAAATAATGACATATATGTCCCGAGATTAGAACAAGTGTTAGAAGCTATTAAGAATATTTTTAGTGATAAAGATTCGTTAAAGATCATTTTCAGCAGTTTTTACAGGACTATGACTAGTTATGTATTAGCTTTGATTTTTTCAATGATTTTAGGGGTGCTCGCAATAGTGTATCCATTTTTCAAGTATTTAATGGAACCTGTAAATTCATTTAGTAAGACAATTCCAACCATGGTGTTAGTAGTTCTTTCATTAGTATGGTTTGATAAGGATAGTACACCATTTGTTGCGGGATTTGCTATCATTTTTCCAATCCTTTATGAAGGTATACGAAATAACCTTTTGCAAATAGATAAAAAAATAATCGATATGACGAAGATATATGAAGTGAGTCTAAAAAACAAGATCAAAAAGATCTATATTCCAACTATGAAATTTTATTTCATGAGCATCTTTGTATCAACATTTTCATTGACTTTTAAAGTTGTAATTGCAGGAGAAGTATACGGTCAGCCAAAGTTTGGGATAGGATCACAGATACAGGTAGAAAAAGTTAATTTTAATACTCCAGGGATTTTTGCATGGATTGTAATTATTGTCATTGTATCTCTAGTTTTAGAGTTTCTAAATAAGTTGTTAAGGAAGAGAACATATAGGTGGTCCAAATGA
- a CDS encoding ATP-binding cassette domain-containing protein, with protein MNISIKNLNKSYGTEKIFENFNIDFYDDKINCIIGKSGCGKSTLLDIIAGLMDAQSGDISGVSLSHISYIFQEDRLIEWLTVKENLEIALKRYFKDSDLENRIDEVLNLVGIYDTKNKYPNALSGGMRQRVNIARAFGKPSKVILMDEPFKSLDYKLKYVIIDEFKNLLDKEKRMVILVTHDLDEAIYFRGNIIVFNNRPVKIAGTFSDNLDKCKEEILNII; from the coding sequence ATGAATATAAGTATTAAAAATCTAAATAAGTCATATGGAACTGAGAAAATTTTTGAAAATTTCAACATAGATTTTTACGACGATAAGATAAATTGTATAATAGGAAAATCTGGGTGTGGAAAGAGTACTCTATTAGACATTATAGCAGGTCTAATGGATGCTCAAAGTGGAGACATAAGCGGCGTTTCATTAAGTCATATAAGCTATATATTCCAGGAAGATAGGTTAATTGAGTGGCTTACTGTTAAAGAAAACTTGGAAATTGCATTAAAAAGGTATTTCAAGGATTCTGATTTAGAGAATAGAATTGATGAAGTATTAAATTTAGTTGGAATTTACGATACAAAAAACAAATATCCAAATGCACTTAGCGGAGGAATGAGACAAAGAGTTAATATAGCAAGAGCATTTGGAAAGCCATCAAAGGTCATTTTAATGGATGAGCCTTTTAAATCTTTAGATTATAAGTTGAAATATGTCATAATTGATGAATTTAAAAATTTATTAGACAAAGAAAAAAGAATGGTTATATTGGTTACTCATGATCTAGATGAAGCTATATATTTCCGAGGGAATATAATAGTATTTAACAATAGACCAGTTAAAATAGCAGGAACATTCAGTGATAATTTAGATAAATGTAAGGAAGAAATTTTAAATATAATATAA